A stretch of Acropora muricata isolate sample 2 chromosome 7, ASM3666990v1, whole genome shotgun sequence DNA encodes these proteins:
- the LOC136921847 gene encoding uncharacterized protein, with translation MFRTPSNILVVGPSGSGKTVFVSELLKEPHRYFRPVPKRVHYCYGAMQPLLQTLRDKYKVGLHEGLPTTTDLTRWFGNDGGILVLDDLMAEGGNDKQVLDLFTKHSHHRNITVIYLCQDMFPREKYAKTINRQAHYIVAFKSPRDKLGLKNLLLQAFPTRWKDVMDVFDRATRRPFGYIMLDLHPASDDRMRVFADLLHKEGITKGYRIKEVDENGSTRAT, from the coding sequence ATGTTTCGCACCCCATCCAACATTTTGGTGGTCGGTCCCTCGGGGAGCGGCAAGACCGTGTTCGTGTCagaattgttgaaagaacccCATCGGTATTTTCGACCCGTGCCGAAACGTGTGCATTATTGTTATGGGGCCATGCAACCGTTATTGCAAACATTGCGCGACAAGTACAAGGTCGGACTGCACGAAGGGTTACCTACGACGACCGATCTGACACGATGGTTTGGGAACGACGGTGGGATCTTGGTCTTGGACGATCTGATGGCCGAAGGGGGGAACGACAAACAAGTGTTGGATCTATTCACCAAACATTCGCATCATCGGAACATCACGGTGATTTACTTGTGTCAAGACATGTTTCCGCGCGAAAAATATGCCAAGACCATCAATCGTCAAGCGCATTACATTGTGGCCTTCAAGAGCCCTCGCGATAAATTGGGTCTGAAGAATTTACTCTTGCAAGCGTTTCCGACTCGATGGAAAGACGTGATGGACGTCTTTGACAGAGCCACGCGACGACCGTTTGGGTACATCATGTTGGATTTACATCCGGCGTCGGACGATCGCATGCGCGTGTTTGCGGATCTGCTACATAAAGAGGGTATCACGAAAGGTTACCGCATAAAAGAGGTCGACGAGAATGGCTCGACGCGAGCAACGTGA